A window of Rhizobium acidisoli contains these coding sequences:
- a CDS encoding usg protein, producing the protein MHKDMEKQLQGYGLTTAQILYHLPDHPAILQTYVWQEYDLAPDFPEMRGFLKFWEEKLDGPLHSVRYIHRKLISATEWRALKGEFILH; encoded by the coding sequence ATGCACAAGGACATGGAAAAACAACTGCAGGGCTATGGCCTGACGACCGCCCAGATCCTCTACCACCTGCCGGATCATCCGGCGATTCTGCAGACTTATGTCTGGCAGGAATATGATCTCGCCCCCGATTTCCCCGAAATGCGCGGCTTCCTGAAATTCTGGGAAGAAAAGCTCGACGGACCGCTGCATTCGGTGCGCTACATCCACCGCAAGCTGATCTCCGCGACCGAGTGGCGGGCGCTGAAGGGAGAGTTCATCCTGCACTGA